The proteins below come from a single Roseiflexus sp. RS-1 genomic window:
- the hypD gene encoding hydrogenase formation protein HypD: MKYLDEYRDPELAQRLFAEIRRITTRPWAIMEVCGGQTHSIIRNGIDQLLPEEIELIHGPGCPVCVTPLEIIDKALAIASRPNVIFCSFGDMLRVPGSAKDLFRVKSEGGDVRIVYSPLDAVRLAQQHPDREVVFFGIGFETTAPANAMAVLQAHRLGLRNFSMLVSHVLVPPAISAIMESPTNRVQGFLAAGHVCSVMGTWQYQPLVERYRVPIVVTGFEPLDVLEGIRRVILQLESGRAELDNAYERAVRSEGNVAAQQVLSEVFEVTDRAWRGIGVIPQSGWRLRDAYRAYDAETRFAVSDIQTRESPICRSGEVLQGMLKPNQCAAFGKECTPRTPLGATMVSSEGACAAYYQYGRFIKAEEVGVAR; encoded by the coding sequence CTGTTCGCCGAAATTCGTCGTATCACCACGCGCCCGTGGGCGATTATGGAAGTGTGCGGCGGGCAGACGCATTCGATCATTCGCAATGGCATCGATCAGCTTCTGCCTGAAGAGATCGAGTTGATCCACGGTCCTGGCTGCCCGGTGTGCGTCACGCCGCTGGAGATCATCGACAAGGCGCTGGCAATCGCTTCCCGCCCCAACGTCATCTTCTGCTCATTCGGCGATATGCTGCGCGTGCCGGGGAGCGCCAAAGACCTGTTTCGCGTGAAGAGCGAAGGCGGCGATGTGCGGATCGTCTACTCCCCGCTCGATGCTGTGCGCCTGGCGCAGCAACACCCCGACCGCGAGGTTGTCTTCTTCGGCATCGGGTTCGAGACGACCGCGCCTGCCAATGCGATGGCGGTGTTGCAGGCGCACCGTCTGGGACTGCGCAACTTTTCGATGCTGGTATCCCACGTTCTGGTGCCGCCAGCGATTTCAGCCATCATGGAGTCGCCGACAAACCGGGTGCAGGGGTTTCTGGCTGCCGGGCATGTGTGCAGCGTCATGGGCACCTGGCAGTACCAGCCGCTCGTTGAGCGCTACCGTGTGCCGATTGTGGTGACCGGTTTTGAACCGCTCGATGTGCTGGAAGGCATTCGCCGCGTCATTCTGCAACTCGAATCGGGGCGCGCCGAACTCGACAACGCCTACGAGCGCGCCGTGCGATCCGAGGGAAACGTTGCGGCACAGCAGGTGTTGTCTGAGGTGTTCGAGGTGACCGACCGGGCATGGCGCGGCATTGGGGTCATCCCGCAGAGCGGCTGGCGTTTGCGCGACGCATACCGCGCCTACGACGCTGAGACGCGCTTCGCCGTGAGCGACATTCAGACGCGCGAGTCGCCGATCTGTCGCAGCGGTGAGGTGCTCCAGGGCATGCTCAAGCCCAACCAGTGCGCTGCATTCGGCAAGGAATGCACACCACGCACACCACTCGGCGCGACGATGGTGTCGAGCGAAGGCGCATGCGCAGCCTACTACCAGTACGGACGCTTCATCAAAGCTGAAGAGGTGGGAGTAGCGCGATGA
- the hypE gene encoding hydrogenase expression/formation protein HypE, translating into MSDGLNFEGWVCPLPLRDHPNIIMGHGGGGKLSAELIEHLFLPAFAEAGAVDMGDAALITVGGMRLAYSTDSFVVRPLFFPGGNIGELAVNGTVNDIAMRGAQPLFLSAGFILEEGMSLDRLAAIAGSMGAAARRAGVKLVAGDTKVVDRGHGDGVYINTSGFGIIPEGVDIGPTRAQPGDVIIVSGTIGDHGIAILSVREGLEFGAPIESDTAPLNGLVADMLDETRTIHVLRDPTRGGVASALNEIARASQVGIVIDERKLPVQDAVRAACELLGMDPIYVANEGKLIAIAPPADADRLLARMRAHPQGRQAAIIGHVTADHPGIVAARTGIGGTRIVDMMVGEQLPRIC; encoded by the coding sequence ATGAGCGACGGGCTGAACTTCGAGGGATGGGTCTGTCCGCTGCCGCTACGCGATCACCCGAACATCATTATGGGGCATGGCGGCGGCGGCAAACTCTCGGCGGAACTGATCGAACACCTGTTTCTGCCAGCGTTTGCAGAGGCGGGTGCAGTCGATATGGGAGACGCAGCGCTGATCACGGTCGGCGGGATGCGCCTGGCATATTCGACCGACTCGTTCGTGGTGCGGCCGCTCTTCTTTCCCGGCGGTAACATCGGTGAACTGGCAGTGAACGGCACCGTCAACGACATTGCCATGCGCGGCGCGCAGCCGCTCTTCCTGAGCGCCGGGTTCATCCTGGAAGAAGGGATGTCGCTTGATCGCCTGGCGGCAATCGCGGGCAGCATGGGAGCGGCTGCGCGCCGCGCCGGGGTGAAACTGGTCGCTGGCGACACCAAGGTCGTTGATCGTGGTCACGGCGACGGGGTCTATATCAACACCAGCGGCTTCGGCATCATCCCGGAAGGGGTCGATATCGGTCCGACGCGGGCGCAACCGGGAGACGTGATTATCGTCAGCGGAACCATCGGTGATCACGGTATCGCCATTCTCAGTGTGCGGGAGGGGCTGGAGTTCGGCGCGCCGATCGAATCCGACACGGCGCCGCTCAACGGACTGGTTGCCGATATGCTCGATGAAACCCGCACCATCCACGTGCTGCGCGATCCCACCCGCGGCGGCGTGGCGTCGGCGCTCAACGAAATCGCGCGCGCCTCACAGGTCGGCATCGTGATCGATGAGCGCAAACTGCCGGTGCAGGATGCAGTGCGCGCCGCATGTGAATTGCTCGGCATGGATCCGATCTACGTGGCGAATGAGGGGAAACTGATCGCCATCGCGCCCCCCGCCGACGCCGACCGGCTGCTGGCGCGGATGCGGGCGCATCCGCAGGGGCGACAGGCAGCCATCATCGGGCACGTGACTGCCGATCATCCGGGTATTGTGGCGGCACGCACCGGTATCGGCGGAACCCGGATTGTCGATATGATGGTGGGGGAACAATTGCCGCGGATCTGCTGA
- a CDS encoding aromatic ring-hydroxylating oxygenase subunit alpha — MNLSDYTFQPDLARATTIPARWYIDPQMLTIEEERIFGRTWQLVGRTEHVRNPGDYFTCSVINEPLVVTRDTAGKLHAFYNVCRHRAGSVAEGCGNRKTLQCSYHAWTYNLDGTLRSTPEFEGVEDFDRADYGLRPVQVDTWGPFVFVNLDMQAPPLREVLGAIPEETANMPLERMGFYKRVDYEIACNWKVYVDNYLEGYHIPVAHPGLFKEIDYKQYRVETFRYYSKQHAPIRENPDSLYRRHLEEGAPAQALYYWIFPNLMLNIYPDNLQINIILPLGHERTLTIFEWYVLDVDRPEVAEEFHRSFKFSDVVQKEDIEICEAVQKRLRSRSYNVGRFSVLRENGVHHFHGLLAEYLQRA; from the coding sequence ATGAACCTGAGCGATTACACGTTTCAGCCAGACCTGGCGCGCGCCACGACGATTCCGGCGCGCTGGTATATCGATCCGCAGATGCTGACGATCGAGGAAGAGCGTATTTTTGGGCGCACCTGGCAACTCGTCGGGCGGACGGAGCACGTTCGTAATCCGGGCGACTACTTTACCTGTTCGGTTATCAACGAGCCGCTGGTCGTCACCCGCGACACCGCCGGGAAATTGCACGCCTTCTACAACGTCTGCCGCCATCGCGCCGGTTCGGTCGCTGAGGGATGCGGCAATCGCAAGACACTCCAGTGCAGTTACCACGCCTGGACATACAACCTTGATGGGACGCTGCGCTCGACGCCGGAATTCGAGGGGGTGGAAGATTTTGACCGGGCGGATTATGGTTTGCGCCCCGTGCAGGTGGATACGTGGGGTCCGTTCGTCTTTGTGAACCTTGACATGCAGGCGCCGCCGTTGCGCGAGGTGCTTGGCGCTATTCCTGAAGAGACGGCGAATATGCCACTGGAGCGCATGGGGTTCTACAAGCGGGTGGATTACGAAATTGCCTGCAACTGGAAAGTGTATGTCGATAACTATCTGGAAGGGTATCACATTCCGGTTGCGCATCCGGGGTTGTTCAAGGAAATCGATTACAAACAGTACCGTGTCGAGACGTTCCGCTACTACTCGAAGCAGCACGCACCGATCCGCGAAAATCCCGATTCGCTCTACCGGCGGCACCTGGAAGAAGGCGCGCCCGCGCAGGCGCTCTACTACTGGATCTTTCCCAACCTGATGCTCAATATCTATCCGGACAATCTCCAGATCAACATCATTCTGCCGCTGGGACACGAGCGAACGCTGACGATTTTCGAGTGGTATGTTCTCGATGTTGATCGCCCCGAAGTGGCGGAAGAGTTTCACCGCTCGTTCAAGTTCAGCGACGTGGTGCAGAAGGAAGACATCGAGATCTGCGAGGCGGTGCAGAAGCGGCTGCGATCACGCTCCTACAACGTTGGGCGCTTTTCGGTGCTCCGTGAGAACGGCGTGCACCACTTCCACGGATTGCTCGCCGAATATCTGCAGCGCGCCTGA
- a CDS encoding Uma2 family endonuclease: MTVDILPVAGPAAHLPPPPGGRWTVADYERLPEDGQRYELIEGDLRMAPAPNPEHQAAALRIAHHFFVFIEAAGHGRVFTAPLDVELSPVTVVQPDVVVILNGGAATITTQRIVGPPDLVVEVVSPGTASYDRREKRDLYAAAGIREYWIADPGHRAVELLTLVGGAYRAEHVYRGQAVIPSQVIPGWNVATDLLFG, translated from the coding sequence ATGACGGTTGACATTCTTCCTGTGGCAGGACCGGCTGCACATCTGCCGCCACCTCCCGGCGGACGGTGGACGGTGGCCGACTATGAGCGCCTGCCGGAGGACGGGCAGCGCTATGAACTGATCGAGGGAGACCTGCGTATGGCGCCTGCCCCGAACCCGGAACATCAGGCTGCAGCGTTGCGCATTGCCCACCACTTTTTCGTCTTCATCGAAGCCGCAGGGCATGGCCGGGTCTTCACAGCGCCGCTCGATGTCGAACTCAGTCCGGTGACCGTCGTCCAGCCAGATGTTGTGGTCATTCTGAACGGTGGCGCCGCGACGATCACGACGCAACGGATCGTGGGACCGCCAGACCTGGTGGTGGAGGTGGTTTCACCCGGCACCGCCAGTTACGACCGGCGCGAGAAGCGCGACCTGTACGCCGCCGCCGGAATCCGCGAATACTGGATCGCCGATCCAGGGCATCGCGCGGTTGAGTTGCTCACCCTGGTCGGCGGGGCGTACCGCGCCGAACACGTCTATCGCGGGCAGGCGGTCATTCCGAGCCAGGTCATCCCCGGCTGGAACGTGGCGACCGACCTGCTGTTCGGGTAA
- a CDS encoding Uma2 family endonuclease — MTVDILPVAGPVAHLPPPPGGRWTVADYERLPEDGQRYELIEGELRMAPAPNPEHQTASGLIFYHLMQCVQLAGHGRVFTAPLDVELSPVTIVQSDIVVILNGGAATITTQRIVGPPDLVVEVVSPGTASYDRREKRDLYAAAGIREYWIADPGHRAVELLTLVGGAYRAEHVYRGQAVIPSQVIPGWNVATDLLFG; from the coding sequence ATGACGGTTGATATTCTTCCTGTGGCAGGACCGGTTGCGCATCTACCGCCACCCCCCGGTGGACGGTGGACGGTGGCCGACTATGAGCGCCTGCCGGAGGACGGGCAGCGCTATGAACTGATCGAGGGAGAGTTGCGTATGGCGCCTGCCCCGAATCCGGAACATCAGACTGCGAGTGGGCTGATCTTCTATCACCTGATGCAATGTGTGCAATTAGCAGGGCATGGCCGGGTCTTCACAGCGCCGCTCGATGTCGAACTCAGTCCGGTGACCATCGTCCAGTCGGATATCGTGGTCATTCTGAACGGCGGCGCCGCGACGATCACGACGCAACGGATCGTGGGACCGCCAGACCTGGTGGTGGAAGTGGTATCCCCCGGCACCGCCAGTTACGACCGGCGCGAGAAGCGCGACCTGTACGCCGCCGCCGGAATCCGCGAATACTGGATCGCCGATCCGGGGCATCGCGCGGTTGAGTTGCTCACCCTGGTCGGCGGGGCGTACCGCGCCGAACACGTCTATCGCGGGCAGGCGGTCATTCCGAGCCAGGTCATCCCCGGCTGGAACGTGGCGACCGACCTGCTGTTCGGATAA